A window of Natranaeroarchaeum aerophilus contains these coding sequences:
- a CDS encoding translation initiation factor IF-2 subunit beta translates to MDYEDSLDRAIEETPDIGGSDERLSIPDATAQKDGAFTRFTNLSDIADTLSRDPEHLHRFVQRELGTSGTFEEGRGRYNGSFSDGDFDAAVAKYTDEYVTCTECGLPDTRLVREDRTPMLRCDACGAFRPVSKRSSTSSNVSTAAVEEGKTYEVKITGTGRKGDGVAEKGKYTIFVPGAEEGDVVEVYIKNISGTLAFSRLAN, encoded by the coding sequence ATGGATTACGAAGACAGTCTGGATCGGGCCATCGAGGAGACGCCCGATATCGGCGGCAGTGACGAGCGGCTCTCGATTCCCGACGCGACGGCCCAGAAAGACGGGGCATTCACGCGGTTTACGAACCTCTCCGACATCGCGGACACGCTCTCGCGTGATCCCGAACACCTCCACCGCTTCGTCCAGCGCGAACTCGGCACCAGCGGGACGTTCGAGGAGGGACGCGGCCGATACAACGGTAGCTTCTCCGACGGCGACTTCGACGCCGCAGTCGCAAAGTACACCGACGAGTACGTTACCTGTACCGAGTGTGGACTACCGGACACCCGACTCGTCCGCGAGGACCGGACGCCGATGCTTCGCTGTGACGCTTGCGGTGCGTTCCGGCCGGTCTCGAAACGCTCCAGTACGAGCAGCAACGTCTCGACGGCCGCCGTCGAGGAGGGCAAGACCTACGAGGTCAAGATCACTGGCACGGGACGGAAAGGCGACGGTGTGGCCGAGAAAGGCAAGTATACCATCTTCGTCCCCGGCGCGGAGGAAGGGGACGTAGTCGAAGTGTATATCAAAAACATCAGTGGCACGCTTGCGTTCTCACGGCTCGCGAACTAG
- a CDS encoding ABC transporter permease, whose translation MVGAIVELATLPLVEFPFESNYVRSIVFVSLYVSLTAVVLSTLVSLPVAMLVGFAEFPGRRLAIALINTGMGLPSVVVGLAVLFLVSNQGPLGTFDLVFTKEAMIMSQFVLATPVITGVSLAAVTGVDEGVRDASYALGGTRLDVALVTIKEARYGIATGVLAGLGRAISEVGSVLIVGGNIAGADGTAITRTLTTAIQLEARQGRFELALLLGGILLVLVLLVNAVVLRLGGGRI comes from the coding sequence ATGGTCGGCGCGATCGTCGAGCTTGCAACGCTCCCGCTCGTCGAGTTCCCCTTCGAGTCGAACTACGTACGGAGTATCGTCTTCGTCTCGCTGTACGTGAGCCTCACAGCCGTCGTACTGAGCACGCTCGTCAGCCTTCCCGTCGCGATGCTCGTCGGCTTCGCCGAGTTCCCGGGCCGACGGCTCGCGATCGCGCTGATCAACACCGGGATGGGCCTGCCGAGCGTCGTCGTCGGGCTGGCGGTTCTCTTTCTCGTCTCGAATCAGGGGCCGCTCGGGACCTTCGATCTCGTGTTCACGAAGGAGGCGATGATCATGTCACAGTTCGTGCTCGCCACACCCGTGATCACCGGCGTCAGTCTCGCCGCCGTCACGGGCGTGGATGAGGGGGTCCGGGACGCCTCCTACGCGCTCGGCGGGACGCGCCTCGACGTTGCACTCGTCACGATCAAGGAAGCCCGGTACGGGATCGCTACAGGCGTTCTGGCCGGGCTCGGGCGAGCGATCAGCGAGGTCGGCTCCGTCCTTATCGTTGGCGGAAACATCGCCGGCGCGGACGGCACCGCAATTACGCGAACGTTGACGACCGCGATCCAGCTCGAAGCCCGACAGGGTCGCTTCGAGCTTGCACTCCTGCTCGGCGGAATATTGCTCGTACTCGTCTTGCTGGTCAACGCTGTCGTGCTCCGGCTCGGGGGTGGGCGGATATGA
- a CDS encoding PAS domain-containing sensor histidine kinase produces MRRSLDSSDQSLLAYTQDKVSLVDESGEFRYVNEAAGRILGYDPETLVGENAFELMHPDDREACRDCFDRVITSDEPTTETTRYRFRAADDSWVWMESRFSNITDDDLGGYVVSSRDVTETVRAEQKRDTAESRLQEIATTISDPVWMYSGDWTELLFISPAYEEIYGQSIETLREDPLAFLDTVHPDDVPCVEDAMGRMAEGESVNVEYRVNAEADYDTYVWVQGEPIVEDGEVHRIVGFTRDITDRHRRERQLTVMDNLLRHNLRNDLSVILGKANQIEQSGDEEMAGHAAIIRQFGTDLLATAEKQRAIIDLLTGIQRPGTIDVAETAEQAARNVSERYPAAAVRISTPGSIEAQGLAELQAAFVELLENALEHTESGDSAVDVEIRVEGDDVLVRFTDDCPPIPDEEYRVLTGEKEMTEVYHSTGLGLWLVYWAVDLSGGQVTFSRAADGNEITIQLPRAADDSM; encoded by the coding sequence ATGCGTCGGTCCCTGGATTCATCGGATCAGTCGCTTCTCGCCTACACACAGGACAAGGTGAGCCTTGTCGACGAGTCCGGGGAGTTTCGGTACGTCAACGAGGCGGCAGGACGAATACTTGGATACGATCCAGAAACGCTCGTGGGTGAAAACGCGTTCGAGTTGATGCATCCCGACGACAGGGAGGCGTGTCGTGACTGCTTCGATCGGGTCATCACGAGCGACGAGCCAACGACCGAGACGACCCGCTATCGGTTTCGGGCGGCGGACGACTCGTGGGTCTGGATGGAGAGCCGGTTTTCGAACATTACGGACGACGATCTCGGCGGCTACGTCGTTAGCTCCCGTGATGTCACGGAGACGGTTCGAGCGGAGCAAAAACGCGATACAGCCGAGAGCCGATTGCAGGAGATCGCCACCACGATCAGCGACCCAGTCTGGATGTACTCGGGGGACTGGACGGAGTTGCTGTTCATTTCGCCCGCCTACGAGGAGATCTACGGCCAATCGATCGAGACCCTGCGAGAGGATCCGCTTGCCTTCCTCGATACGGTTCATCCGGACGACGTGCCATGTGTGGAAGACGCTATGGGGCGAATGGCGGAGGGAGAATCGGTGAACGTCGAGTATCGGGTGAACGCCGAAGCCGACTACGACACGTACGTCTGGGTACAGGGTGAACCAATCGTCGAGGACGGGGAGGTCCACCGAATTGTCGGGTTCACCCGTGATATCACCGACCGACATCGGCGGGAGCGACAACTCACGGTTATGGACAACCTGTTGCGGCACAATCTCCGGAACGATCTGTCCGTCATTCTCGGAAAGGCAAACCAGATAGAACAGAGCGGCGACGAGGAGATGGCAGGCCACGCAGCAATCATTCGCCAGTTCGGGACGGATCTGCTCGCGACCGCGGAGAAGCAACGAGCGATCATCGATCTCCTGACGGGGATTCAGCGACCGGGTACGATCGACGTCGCCGAGACAGCCGAGCAGGCAGCACGGAACGTCTCAGAACGGTATCCGGCGGCAGCCGTTCGGATCAGCACCCCCGGTTCGATCGAGGCACAGGGACTGGCGGAGCTGCAAGCAGCATTCGTCGAGTTGCTAGAAAACGCACTGGAACATACCGAATCCGGAGATTCGGCTGTCGATGTCGAGATCCGGGTAGAGGGAGACGACGTGCTCGTCCGATTTACCGACGACTGTCCGCCGATCCCCGACGAGGAGTACCGTGTCCTGACGGGCGAAAAAGAGATGACGGAGGTCTATCACAGCACCGGGCTCGGTCTCTGGCTCGTCTACTGGGCGGTCGACCTCTCCGGCGGACAGGTTACATTCAGTCGGGCGGCGGACGGAAACGAGATCACGATTCAGCTGCCCCGAGCGGCCGACGACTCCATGTGA
- a CDS encoding substrate-binding domain-containing protein — protein sequence MHRREFVATLGGGTAVAIAGCSDTDDSGDAGITDETLTLTTTTSTYDTGLVDELNLAFEERFGTGVAAVNEGTGAALETGRRGDADVVMVHARSLEDEFIREGYGVNRRDLMYNDFVVVGPDDDPAGIDGMDDVTEAFRAIADSESVFVSRGDSSGTHTKELELWDAAGMDPGGEWYREAGSGMGQVLVQADQSEGYTLADRGTFLSMRSQLGVGIRVEGPIEEGPELLANPYGIVAVNPAVHDNVAYDLALAYIGFLTSRVGQDVIESYTVEGEQLFFPRALSEEPNFEQYLPEDWTREEC from the coding sequence ATGCATCGACGCGAGTTCGTCGCGACGCTCGGGGGAGGGACAGCGGTGGCGATTGCAGGATGTAGCGATACTGATGATAGCGGCGACGCGGGGATTACCGACGAAACGCTGACGCTCACGACGACGACGAGCACGTACGACACCGGGCTGGTCGACGAACTGAACCTCGCCTTCGAGGAGCGGTTCGGCACGGGGGTCGCAGCGGTCAACGAGGGGACCGGTGCGGCACTCGAAACCGGGCGACGCGGCGACGCGGACGTCGTCATGGTCCACGCCCGGTCGCTCGAAGACGAGTTCATCCGGGAGGGCTACGGCGTCAACCGCCGTGATCTGATGTACAACGACTTCGTTGTCGTCGGACCGGACGACGATCCCGCAGGGATCGACGGAATGGATGACGTCACGGAGGCGTTTCGAGCGATCGCCGACTCCGAGAGCGTCTTCGTCTCGCGGGGCGACAGCTCCGGCACGCACACGAAGGAACTCGAACTCTGGGACGCCGCCGGGATGGATCCGGGAGGAGAGTGGTACCGAGAGGCCGGGAGCGGGATGGGGCAGGTGCTCGTACAGGCCGACCAGAGCGAGGGCTACACGCTCGCCGATCGTGGTACCTTCCTCTCGATGCGCTCACAACTCGGGGTGGGGATCCGCGTTGAGGGGCCGATCGAGGAGGGACCGGAGCTGCTGGCGAACCCCTACGGGATCGTCGCCGTGAACCCCGCAGTCCACGACAACGTTGCATACGATCTCGCGCTCGCCTACATCGGCTTTCTCACCTCGCGGGTGGGCCAGGACGTCATCGAGTCTTACACTGTCGAGGGCGAACAGCTGTTCTTTCCGCGGGCGCTTTCAGAAGAGCCGAACTTCGAACAGTACCTTCCGGAAGACTGGACGCGGGAGGAGTGCTGA
- a CDS encoding cobyrinic acid a,c-diamide synthase produces the protein MKGFVLGGTASGVGKTVATLATIRALERSGERVQPAKAGPDFIDPSHHEAVAGRPSRTLDCWLQGSSGVRRNYYRPTEAEDPPTICVVEGVMGLYDGDGSSTAMVAETLDLPVVLVVDAKAGMESVAATSYGFQQYAEQAGRKIDVVGVIAQRAHGGRHEAGIRDALPESIEYLGRIPPDDDLEIPDRHLGLELGEEAALPVEALDAAAEHLRADRLRDIAHTPPRPDTETASTDDATGATVAVARGTAFAFAYPGTLEQLRERADVVTFSPAAGDDLPPCDGVYLPGGYPELRAESLAASPALSTLAERAAEGLPILGECGGLMTLCESLTTADGERHEMAGILPADVTMHDRYQALDHVELEARDDTLTASGGGRLRGHEFHYSSADVAGDARFAFDVRRGDGIDDEQDGLTEYRTLGTYAHVHPESGAFDSFLDTLDT, from the coding sequence GTGAAGGGATTCGTGCTCGGCGGAACGGCCTCCGGGGTCGGCAAGACCGTCGCGACGCTCGCCACTATTCGGGCCCTCGAACGATCAGGTGAGAGAGTCCAGCCAGCGAAGGCTGGCCCGGACTTCATCGATCCCAGCCATCACGAGGCGGTCGCTGGCCGTCCGTCCCGGACGCTGGATTGCTGGCTGCAGGGGAGCTCCGGGGTGCGACGGAACTACTATCGACCGACTGAGGCCGAAGACCCGCCAACCATTTGCGTCGTCGAGGGCGTGATGGGGCTGTACGACGGCGACGGCTCCTCGACCGCGATGGTTGCAGAGACCCTCGATCTGCCGGTCGTGCTCGTGGTTGACGCGAAGGCGGGGATGGAAAGCGTCGCCGCCACTTCCTACGGCTTCCAGCAGTACGCAGAGCAGGCGGGTCGCAAGATCGACGTGGTCGGCGTCATCGCCCAGCGCGCCCACGGCGGTCGACACGAGGCAGGAATCCGGGACGCGCTGCCCGAGTCGATCGAGTATCTCGGCCGGATCCCGCCGGACGACGACCTCGAAATCCCGGATCGACATCTCGGGCTGGAGCTGGGCGAGGAAGCCGCGCTCCCGGTCGAAGCTCTCGACGCCGCCGCAGAACACCTGCGAGCGGATCGGCTGCGCGATATCGCGCATACCCCACCGCGACCCGATACGGAGACAGCATCGACCGATGACGCCACCGGCGCGACGGTCGCCGTAGCACGTGGGACGGCCTTTGCCTTTGCCTACCCGGGGACCCTCGAACAGCTCCGGGAGCGGGCCGACGTGGTGACGTTCTCGCCCGCGGCGGGCGACGACCTTCCCCCCTGTGACGGCGTCTACCTCCCCGGTGGCTATCCCGAGTTGCGCGCCGAGTCGCTCGCGGCGAGTCCTGCGCTGTCGACGCTGGCCGAGCGAGCCGCAGAGGGTCTTCCGATCCTCGGCGAATGCGGCGGCCTGATGACTCTCTGTGAGTCGCTGACGACGGCGGACGGCGAGCGCCACGAGATGGCGGGCATCCTCCCCGCCGACGTGACGATGCACGACCGGTATCAGGCGCTCGATCACGTCGAACTGGAGGCCCGCGACGACACGCTCACTGCCAGCGGTGGCGGGCGACTGCGCGGTCACGAGTTCCATTACTCCAGCGCCGACGTTGCGGGTGACGCACGGTTTGCCTTCGACGTCCGGCGTGGCGACGGTATCGACGACGAGCAGGACGGGCTCACCGAGTATCGAACCCTTGGGACGTACGCCCACGTCCACCCGGAGAGCGGCGCGTTCGACAGTTTTCTCGACACACTCGACACATGA
- a CDS encoding cob(I)yrinic acid a,c-diamide adenosyltransferase, which yields MTDDIQTDDDGDSEGPTLGGRKPTAQPIEPSEPDEFGLVQVWWGDGKGKTTAAMGMGLRAAGHGYRVHMLQFMKGGAETVEDVRGEYNAIEHIPGFTYENAGHYGWHGFGAAGGDPDHDERAQAAFERAGELIMEGIDGEDLHMLILDEILYAADRELVDPEGLLDLLERAPDELELVLTGSHEEPTYLLEHADLVTEVGKVKHPIDVGQAARKGTEY from the coding sequence ATGACAGACGATATCCAGACTGATGACGACGGTGACAGCGAAGGACCAACACTGGGCGGGCGGAAACCAACCGCCCAGCCCATCGAACCGAGCGAACCCGATGAGTTCGGGCTGGTCCAGGTCTGGTGGGGCGACGGAAAGGGAAAGACCACCGCCGCGATGGGAATGGGACTGCGCGCGGCGGGCCACGGCTACCGCGTCCACATGCTCCAGTTCATGAAAGGCGGCGCCGAGACCGTCGAGGACGTCCGCGGCGAGTACAACGCGATCGAGCACATCCCCGGATTCACGTACGAGAACGCCGGCCACTACGGCTGGCACGGCTTCGGCGCGGCGGGCGGCGATCCGGACCACGACGAACGGGCACAGGCGGCCTTCGAGCGCGCCGGGGAACTCATCATGGAGGGTATCGACGGCGAGGACCTCCACATGCTGATCCTCGATGAAATACTGTACGCCGCGGACCGTGAGCTGGTCGATCCCGAAGGGCTCCTCGATCTGCTCGAGCGCGCCCCTGACGAGCTCGAACTCGTCCTGACGGGGAGCCACGAGGAGCCGACCTACCTCCTCGAACACGCGGATCTCGTCACCGAGGTTGGCAAAGTAAAACATCCGATCGACGTCGGACAGGCTGCCCGCAAGGGAACCGAGTACTGA
- a CDS encoding amino acid ABC transporter ATP-binding protein has product MSDRVIETKRRRVEDGIVATDVSHGFDDTGVLDEISLGLERGEILAVIGPSGTGKTTLLELLAAFYPPDEGEIRMNGGDVWSQSERERLMARRRIGMVFQEPNLFDATVRRNVSYGLHVRRDWRSRIREWGARLFGARTTHRVTDALETVGLADVATQTVRSLSGGEAQRVAFARALAYDPDVLLLDEPTSDLDPRNTALIEEAVGTARNRGIGVAVATHDMHQAERLADRVAVMLDGSLIEVGPAERVFSDPDDPRARRFIDGELVYTAGENGD; this is encoded by the coding sequence ATGAGCGATCGAGTGATCGAGACCAAACGTCGCCGAGTCGAGGATGGGATCGTCGCCACGGACGTGAGCCACGGGTTCGACGACACCGGCGTACTCGATGAAATCTCGCTCGGCCTCGAACGCGGTGAGATCCTCGCAGTGATCGGTCCCTCGGGGACCGGCAAGACGACCCTGCTGGAGCTACTCGCCGCGTTCTACCCGCCCGACGAGGGGGAGATCCGGATGAATGGAGGGGACGTCTGGTCCCAGTCCGAACGCGAGCGCCTCATGGCGCGACGCCGGATCGGCATGGTGTTTCAGGAGCCGAACCTGTTCGACGCAACCGTCCGACGGAACGTGAGCTACGGGTTGCACGTCCGGCGCGACTGGCGATCCCGGATCCGGGAGTGGGGTGCGCGGCTCTTCGGCGCACGCACGACTCACAGGGTGACCGACGCGCTGGAGACGGTCGGCCTCGCGGACGTCGCAACACAGACGGTTAGATCCCTCTCGGGCGGTGAGGCACAGCGGGTCGCGTTCGCCCGGGCGCTCGCGTACGATCCCGACGTCCTGTTGCTGGACGAGCCGACCTCGGATCTCGACCCGCGAAACACCGCCCTGATCGAGGAGGCAGTCGGAACGGCGCGGAACCGGGGGATCGGCGTCGCCGTGGCGACCCACGACATGCACCAGGCGGAGCGACTGGCCGACCGGGTAGCGGTGATGCTCGATGGAAGCCTCATCGAGGTCGGGCCGGCAGAGCGGGTGTTCAGTGATCCCGATGATCCCCGGGCGCGGCGGTTCATCGACGGCGAACTCGTCTACACGGCGGGTGAGAACGGTGACTGA
- a CDS encoding DUF3179 domain-containing protein: protein MPPELTRRRALAAGAVAALAGCLDRPDGSDGPEAGSRDEDPPDDPPTTEPPIEMAHSTAAMRQEVANGGVPQDGIPSIDEPVYTDAGSDAVPADDEIVFGVEMNGETAAYPRTVLVYHEIVNTELGGESISVTYCPLTGTAQGFFRGGTEFGVSGRLVNSNLIMYDRESESWWPQVPAVAIDGPHDGNSLREFPVIWTTWQQWRDRHPDTRVLTDETGYVRDYGSDPYNGSYTPTTGYYDDGGPMFAPIVSDDRHQAKTIFICARTPDGPLAIHKDRLRSESIVEPVVDGEPYLGVYDPRLDTGYVYANPDERSFEYIDGRLHEDGASYAPDELPLERSLRLDAMWFAWTGIYPDTEVYD, encoded by the coding sequence ATGCCCCCGGAACTTACGCGGCGTCGTGCTCTCGCGGCCGGTGCAGTCGCCGCCCTCGCTGGCTGTCTGGACCGGCCAGACGGTAGCGACGGTCCCGAAGCGGGCAGTCGGGATGAGGACCCACCCGACGATCCACCGACGACCGAGCCGCCCATCGAGATGGCCCACTCGACCGCCGCGATGCGCCAGGAGGTCGCCAACGGCGGGGTCCCACAGGACGGCATCCCCTCGATCGACGAGCCCGTTTACACGGATGCTGGTAGCGATGCCGTCCCGGCGGACGACGAGATCGTCTTCGGCGTGGAAATGAACGGGGAAACGGCCGCCTATCCCCGAACAGTGCTCGTCTATCACGAAATCGTCAATACGGAACTGGGCGGCGAGTCCATCAGCGTCACGTACTGTCCACTGACCGGGACTGCACAGGGGTTCTTCCGCGGCGGGACGGAGTTTGGGGTCTCCGGACGGCTGGTCAACAGCAATCTGATCATGTACGATCGCGAGTCCGAAAGCTGGTGGCCCCAGGTGCCGGCCGTGGCGATCGACGGACCACACGACGGCAACTCACTCCGGGAGTTCCCCGTAATCTGGACTACCTGGCAGCAGTGGCGCGACCGGCATCCGGACACGCGAGTCCTGACCGACGAGACCGGCTACGTCCGTGACTACGGGAGCGATCCATACAACGGCAGTTACACTCCGACGACGGGCTACTACGACGATGGCGGGCCGATGTTTGCCCCGATAGTCAGCGACGACCGCCATCAGGCCAAGACCATCTTCATCTGTGCGCGAACGCCCGACGGCCCGCTTGCGATCCACAAGGATCGTCTGCGCTCGGAGTCCATCGTGGAGCCGGTCGTGGACGGCGAGCCCTACCTCGGCGTCTACGACCCCCGGCTCGACACCGGCTACGTCTACGCGAATCCCGACGAGCGCTCCTTCGAGTATATCGACGGCCGTCTCCACGAGGACGGGGCGAGTTACGCCCCCGACGAACTGCCGCTGGAGCGCAGTCTCCGGCTCGACGCAATGTGGTTCGCGTGGACGGGGATCTACCCTGACACGGAGGTCTACGACTGA
- a CDS encoding cobyric acid synthase — protein MAEDHTRNDSDTPTLLIGGTASHVGKSTIAAGICRYLADRGVDVAPFKAQNMSNNARVVPRAGQTAGADDGAGSGEIGVSQYVQSRAARRPPTTDANPVLLKPRGDGESQLVIDGRVVGHYSAGEYYDEHWDRARAAAVDAHRRLADDADIVVAEGAGGMGEINLHHRDLANVETARFTDATILLVADIERGGAFASLVGTLSLLPDDLREQVGGVVITKFRGDRSILEPGIAEFEERTGVSVLGVVPYDDPGLPAEDSVSLPPVGEHSLRGTEDGVPDDRAVTIAVPRLPRISNFTDLEPLERESGVRVSYRPPDAAYGDTDALVLPGTKNTVDDLLALRDAGFDEEIRRFDGPIVGLCGGYQLLGERITNADIEGTGERTTVEGLGLLPVETRFSSEKCLEQTRRELSGTGPLDGASGPVSGYEIHMGETTLTGPVDRPFPEAGAATESVLGTYLHGLFENRTAREAFLQTVFEAAGIDRPRGTTPRRTSYDQAAALIEKFVALDKLDVERLPEMC, from the coding sequence GTGGCCGAGGACCATACGAGAAACGACTCCGACACGCCGACCCTCCTGATCGGCGGGACGGCCAGCCACGTCGGCAAGAGCACGATCGCTGCGGGGATCTGCCGATATCTCGCCGATCGTGGCGTCGACGTCGCGCCGTTCAAGGCACAGAACATGAGCAACAACGCCCGGGTCGTCCCACGGGCGGGCCAGACGGCGGGTGCTGATGACGGCGCAGGAAGCGGCGAGATCGGCGTCTCCCAGTACGTCCAGTCCCGTGCGGCGCGTCGGCCACCGACCACGGACGCCAATCCCGTCCTGTTGAAACCGCGCGGCGACGGCGAGAGCCAGCTCGTGATCGACGGCCGGGTGGTCGGTCACTACTCGGCCGGTGAGTACTACGACGAGCACTGGGATCGTGCGCGAGCGGCGGCGGTCGACGCGCACCGACGACTTGCCGACGACGCCGACATCGTCGTCGCCGAGGGTGCGGGCGGGATGGGTGAGATCAACCTCCACCACCGGGATCTCGCGAACGTCGAGACGGCCCGGTTTACCGACGCAACGATTCTGCTCGTCGCGGACATCGAGCGCGGCGGCGCGTTCGCCAGCCTCGTTGGGACGCTCTCGCTCCTGCCCGACGACCTCCGCGAGCAGGTTGGCGGCGTCGTCATCACGAAGTTCCGGGGCGATCGCTCGATCCTCGAACCGGGAATCGCGGAGTTCGAAGAACGGACGGGTGTGTCGGTACTTGGCGTCGTCCCCTACGACGATCCCGGCCTGCCCGCCGAGGACAGCGTCTCGCTCCCCCCGGTTGGCGAGCATTCCCTGCGTGGCACCGAGGACGGCGTCCCGGACGACCGCGCGGTGACGATCGCCGTTCCGCGGCTTCCCCGTATCTCGAACTTCACCGATCTGGAGCCGCTCGAACGCGAGTCCGGCGTCCGGGTGTCGTACCGACCACCCGATGCAGCCTACGGCGACACCGACGCGCTGGTACTTCCGGGGACGAAAAACACCGTCGACGACCTGCTCGCGCTACGGGATGCGGGCTTCGACGAGGAGATCCGGCGGTTCGACGGCCCGATCGTCGGGCTCTGTGGCGGCTACCAGTTACTGGGCGAGCGGATCACGAACGCAGATATCGAGGGTACAGGTGAGCGAACCACAGTCGAGGGACTCGGTCTCTTGCCCGTCGAGACCAGATTTTCGTCGGAGAAATGCCTCGAACAGACCAGGCGAGAACTTTCGGGGACAGGGCCGCTCGACGGGGCGAGTGGTCCGGTGTCGGGCTACGAGATTCACATGGGGGAAACGACGCTCACGGGACCGGTCGACCGGCCGTTTCCCGAAGCTGGGGCGGCAACCGAGAGCGTTCTGGGTACGTATCTCCACGGGCTCTTCGAAAATCGGACCGCCAGAGAGGCGTTCCTCCAGACGGTGTTCGAGGCGGCGGGGATCGACCGGCCCAGGGGGACGACGCCACGACGAACCAGCTACGACCAGGCTGCGGCGCTGATCGAGAAGTTCGTCGCGCTCGATAAACTCGACGTAGAGAGGCTACCCGAGATGTGTTAA
- a CDS encoding mandelate racemase/muconate lactonizing enzyme family protein yields the protein MGVNYGDLHDPNAEYTMRDLSSETMGVTNERGGGRDVEITDIQTTMVDGNFPWTLVRIYTDTGIVGTGEAYWGAGTPELIERMTPFLQGENPLDIDRLTEHLTQKMSGEGSIGGVTVTAISGIEVALHDLAGKILDLPAYQLMGGKYRDEMRVYCDCHTEEEADPIACADEAERVVEELGYDALKFDLDVPSGHEKDRANRHLREPEIDHKVSIVEAVTERVGSRADVAFDCHWTFSGGSAKRLAKALEPYDVWWLEDPVPPENHDVQREVTQSTTTPITAGENVYRKHGQRRLIENQAVDMIAPDMPKVGGMRETAKIADKADMYYMPVAMHNVASPVATMASAHVGAAIPNSLAVEYHSYELGWWEDLVEEDVIEDGYIEIPEEPGLGVTLDMDVVKEKMVEGETLFDEA from the coding sequence ATGGGTGTCAATTACGGCGACCTGCACGATCCGAATGCGGAGTACACGATGCGCGATCTCTCTTCTGAGACGATGGGAGTGACGAATGAACGAGGCGGCGGTCGCGATGTCGAGATCACCGATATCCAGACGACGATGGTCGATGGGAACTTCCCATGGACCCTCGTCCGAATCTACACTGACACCGGGATCGTCGGTACCGGCGAGGCCTACTGGGGTGCTGGCACACCGGAACTCATCGAGCGAATGACACCGTTCCTGCAGGGGGAGAACCCGCTGGATATCGACCGACTCACGGAGCATCTCACCCAGAAGATGTCCGGTGAGGGATCGATCGGCGGCGTCACGGTCACCGCCATCTCCGGCATCGAGGTCGCACTGCACGACCTTGCAGGGAAGATTCTCGATCTCCCGGCCTACCAGCTTATGGGCGGCAAGTACCGCGACGAGATGCGTGTCTACTGTGACTGTCACACCGAGGAGGAGGCAGACCCCATCGCCTGCGCCGACGAGGCCGAACGCGTCGTCGAAGAACTCGGTTACGACGCCCTGAAGTTCGATCTCGACGTCCCATCGGGCCACGAGAAAGACCGCGCGAACCGTCACCTGCGCGAACCGGAAATCGATCACAAGGTCAGCATCGTCGAGGCCGTCACCGAACGCGTCGGATCGCGTGCAGACGTTGCGTTCGACTGTCACTGGACGTTTTCGGGCGGCAGCGCAAAGCGACTTGCAAAAGCGCTCGAACCGTACGACGTCTGGTGGCTCGAAGACCCCGTCCCGCCGGAGAACCACGACGTTCAGCGCGAGGTCACGCAGTCGACGACCACGCCGATCACCGCCGGGGAGAACGTCTACCGCAAGCACGGCCAGCGCCGCCTCATCGAGAATCAGGCTGTCGACATGATCGCCCCCGACATGCCGAAGGTCGGCGGCATGCGTGAAACTGCAAAAATCGCCGACAAGGCCGACATGTATTACATGCCGGTGGCGATGCACAACGTCGCCTCGCCCGTCGCGACGATGGCGAGCGCCCACGTCGGCGCGGCGATCCCGAACTCGCTGGCCGTCGAGTACCACTCCTACGAACTCGGCTGGTGGGAGGATCTCGTCGAGGAGGACGTCATCGAGGACGGCTACATCGAGATTCCCGAAGAGCCGGGTCTGGGTGTCACCCTCGACATGGACGTCGTCAAGGAGAAGATGGTTGAGGGCGAGACGTTGTTCGACGAGGCCTGA